CGGTGTCACGCGTCTCGACGCCGACACCACCGGTAGCCAGTAACTACCTCAGGCGTCGAGTTCGAGAATCTCGATCAGGTTGTCCTCCGGGTCTCGAAGAAACAGGATTCGCGTCCCGGTCTCGGTTGTCTGTGGCGAACTCAGCGTCTTGACGGTCGACGGGAGCTGCTCATAAAAGACATCCAGATTCTCGACTTCGAGACCGAGATGTGTCGCCCCGGTGTCGTTGAGTTGCGGAACTGATCTCCCTTCGGCAGGTGGCTCGTATTCGACCAACTCGATTCGAACCGAGCCGCCGTCGAGATGGGCGAACCGCGCGCTTGCCTCTTCGATGTCGACGCCGGTTGCGAACGCCTCGCCCGAGACCTCGAATTCGGCGATAACGGAGCAGTCGAGGATGTCACGGTAGAAGTCGACTGCGCGGTCGAGATCGCTGACGGTGAGTCCAACGTGGTGGCTCTGTAGTTCGGGCATACGTTGTTGCTCCCGGCGGGCACCCAAAACGCTTCGTCCTTCAGTCGGGTGGTAGCCGTCGACTACTGCGTTCGAGCGCCGCCAGCGGGCTGTCTGCGAGGATGAAACAAGGGCCGGGAGCGGCGACCGGCAGTCATTACGCGTAGCTACTGGCCGCCTAACAAAGCATCCAATCGCTCGTTGAGCAGGTATGTCTTCGAGACGGGCTTTGTGCAGTGACGGATCATCCTGTAGACGTCCCCAGCGGGTGGAGAGCCCGTCGACCGGGCGGTGACACAATCTCACAACCAAATCCATTTCACGATCCTTCAACACCATATACTATGCAAACTGTCGTCCTTGCGGCCGGTGAGGGGACACGCATGCGTCCGCTGACCGCCGCCCAACCCAAACCGATGTTGCCGGTGGCGGGTAAACCCCTGCTCGAACACACCCTCGACCGCGCAGTCGAGGCCGGAGCTAACCGACTGATCGTCGTGGTTGGCTACGAATCCGACCGCGTCCGGGACCATTTCGGGAGTCAGCACGGTGGCGTCGACCTCGAATACGCGGTCCAAGAACAACAGCGCGGCACTGCTGACGCCGTCAACGCGGCCGCA
This sequence is a window from Halohasta litchfieldiae. Protein-coding genes within it:
- a CDS encoding VOC family protein translates to MPELQSHHVGLTVSDLDRAVDFYRDILDCSVIAEFEVSGEAFATGVDIEEASARFAHLDGGSVRIELVEYEPPAEGRSVPQLNDTGATHLGLEVENLDVFYEQLPSTVKTLSSPQTTETGTRILFLRDPEDNLIEILELDA